The Mangifera indica cultivar Alphonso chromosome 12, CATAS_Mindica_2.1, whole genome shotgun sequence DNA window AACACATCAAAGAGTGGAGAGGAGATgaatttaatatgagatttaaagacatgttagatttgaaaatataaaagatgtgtgtttaattgatttcacgaattttcttttaaaagaaatgcatttcaaaaattttcaaaaattttaaaatgatctAAAACGCTTTATACAAGTTTTGTAAagtttcataaacaaaaacatttcTAAAACATGAAAACACACCCCATTATAAGTTTCCAGGCTACTTTGCATGTGATAATTCTTGAAATTGTTGCTTCAATTTTGGTTGCCTACATTCAAACTATTTAAACAGTTCTCTTTCAGAGTTTGCTGTTCTTGGATATGAATTGGGTTATTCAATGGAAAACCCGAACTCATTGGTAATGTGGGAAGCACAATTTGGTGACTTTGCTAATGGCGCACAAGTGATATTTGACCAGTTTCTAAGTAGTGGTGAGTCAAAGTGGCTCCGTCAATCAGGACTTGTTGTGCTGCTTCCTCATGGTTATGATGGCCAAGGTCCTGAGCACTCAAGTGCACGATTGGAGCGTTTACTTCAGGTATGCTGTACTAGTggatttttattcttctttgtgAACTAGTTGGGCTGTCCACTGTCTTTTCACGGGTGTGCAAAGTACGGTTcacaaaactaaattattattcaactacttaaaatttacaatttggtttaatttgagatgaaaaatataaacaaatggtTTATAATCCCATATAGCAATACTATTGACAACTCaatgttataaatttgatgCTTCATCAAAGTTATGGATTTTAGATTTTGAATCTTGAATACATAATCAGTGATATAAAGTAATAGTGTTTCATTCTTGTCATTCTATATATAGTTTATTTTGGAAGAGATTTCTATTCTGCCAGTTCAATAACATCAATAATAGCACTTTTGGAGGCTTCTTTGCAAGTTGTTTTAAACGTGCTTTTAAAACGAagaatttagaaattatacataataatcTATTACTTGGAATTGGTATGTTGCTGCTTCTATTTTATAAGTACAAGTGGTTTTTATTCTTAATCTGTTTAACTCATTGTTTCGTCGAATACGTATTACTGTTGTTCCAAAGGAAAAATTTTGGTAGTTAGCTTATTCACTCTATTATGGTTACATTAAACTTATAAAGGGTTTATTTTCTCCAATTATTCATTTGTCATgccattatttatattacttcaTTTGTTCtgtgtttgatattttgtttgtcctaaatatatttttgttgtgctttatataactttaacaatGAGATTGATGTCGTATCTATTAATAATCTTGTactttaataattacaatagaTTTTTTATACATCAAACCTATAATTCACTTCTGTTCAAactaaattactatttttcagttcagttggatttgatttaaagtataaagttgtttaatttgacttgaaatttctcaaaattatttttttcaatttagtttaaacatTTTTCCAGACTAGATTAAGTCAGACTGTATACACCtctaatgtttatttttttggtttaccGTATTGCACCATGTTTGTCATGGGGACGGTAAGGAACTAGCATGCACTATGTTCTTCGTATTATCTTTTCTCGGTTTGTCTTTTTTCTAGGTTGGTTTTATTGAGTCTTATCAATTGAAATGTGGATGAAAAGATTTGACTCTGTTGCTAACTAATATACATGTTAATAAATTCTCTGGTAGATGAGTGACGACAATCCGTTTGTTATACCTGAGATGGATCCAACTCTTCGAAAACAAATTCAAGAATGCAACTGGCAGGTTGTGAATGTTACCACTCCAGGTAATTAATTCCATGTTTTGCGCCGTCAGGTGAGTACAACTTATTTGATTATGAATTGCTTCCCAGTTTTCAGCTATGtctcttcattttattatttttcctatctCATCTTACAGATACACAGGGAATTCCGTAAGCCTCTGATTGTGATGTCTCCTAAAAACCTTCTCCGTCACAAGGATTGTAAATCCAATCTTTCTGAGTTTGATGATGCTCAGGGCCACTCTGGTTTTGACAAACAAGGGACCAGATTCAAGAGGCTTATAAAGGATCAGAATGATCACTCTGATCTTGAGGAGGGCATTAGACGCCTGCTTCTTTGCTCTGGGAAGGTGTGTCATTCTCGAAATTTTAGTTAATGCTGGATGATTTTGTGTATCTTTGTTATAAGAGAGCGAACTAGTTGTCTGTGTTTGACATGATAATTAACCCCACTAGAAAAATGGTCTATTAGATAAAAAATGGTTACAATTTCTGTTGGATTTGCCTGTGGTACATATTTCATATGCATTCTTGGTTGCAGGTTTATTATGAGCTCGATGAAGAGcgaaaaaagaagaaagcaagCGACATTGCAATTTGTAGGGTGGAACAGCTTTGCCCATTTCCACATGATCTCATTCAGCGGGAACTTAGGAGATACCCCAGTATGTAATGTCTTTCGAGCTAGTGAAAAGAGACCATGGTGCATTATATATAATGCAGAAGCCACGTTTTCTATTTTTAGATGCTTTCATTGATAAAGTGGATTACTtgcatcattattattatttcttctaTTGAGGTTGATTTATTGTGAGTTTGATTGTTTTAGATGCGGAGATCGTTTGGTGCCAGGAAGAGCCAATGAACATGGGTGCATACAGCTATATAGCACCCCGCCTTGGCACTGCCATGAAAGCGTTGAGCAGAGGAACCACCGAGGACATCAAATATGTGGGCCGTAGTCCTTCAGCTGCCACAGCCACTGGTTTCTATCAAGTTCATGCCAAGGAACAGACGGAGCTTGTTCAGAAGGCCATTCAACCTGAACCAATCAGCGACCCCTTTTTAAAATCTTCTAAGCTATCTGAAAATATGTATTTCCACTTGTCGTTCACTCTGTTTTCATCTTCAAAAGCACCTCGGTAACCATTgaaaactgagaattttgatgCCCATATGATTTTCATGCACTGCTTTTGCCTTTAAATACAATTTCAGTTGCATTTTGTTCCTTTCTTCTCAAATGAGATTATACCATAAGTAAGAATCTTGAAATTTTTCTGTTACTGTTTTGCCCTACATATACATTTCACTCAAAGAAATGCGTGTAAATCCGTAAGGAACTTGTTAATATTGCAGTTTGAGCAGTAATTTTTTTTGGGCaagtaattttttcaaagttttataagtGAAAAGGACtcgaattcaaaattttaatactttatcaattttgataaccgatatttttgtctttacaaATTCGTGGGACATTAACTCCTcacaaatataatgaaataaacaaAAGGTGTAAGATTTCTTGTgggatgttttcattaaataCACTTTGGAAGTGTCGGCTGAGGTCCGATTGCTTCTGAACTCAGTATGAACATTGCATTATAATGAATGTCCCCTTTAATATAATTACGTGATGGAATTCTTCATCAATTAGTCTGTTATAATATTGTCGGCAGGAACTGTTTGCTCAGTATGAACTATTTCTAGAATTGCTTAAAATTAATGCCCTCTTAACTAAAGCAAACTGAAACATCAGCTCATCAGCAGTGAAGAGATTACTTGTAGAATTAATCAATCCCTCTAATAGGCAccaaaatacaacaaaattctaattctcAAGACAAAAACCACTTATGTAGTCAAACGGAGACACCTTTAGTTTAGATTGAAATGAACCAGTTTCAGTTCCTCAAGGATGTCATTTGTCTCAGCAGCAAAATTCATGAATCTTTGGTTTGACTTGAAATTAAAACAAGACTGTTTTGTATTGATAATTAGAGCAAGAAAACTCTTCTATATCAAAAACGTAGTAATAATTTTGatactaaataatataaaccttaaaagaattttattgaaattttccactaaaaactcatatttttcaatataggatctaagtctcataccttataCTTGAGTTCCtaacatttatctattcattaGAGTGgattaaactatatattatatttttatttattaatcaagcATGCATAATCTGACTTCCATGAAACCCACTAACTGGCTTTGCATATTATGgttacttttattatttgttcTCTAATCAGCATATGTATAATGATTCTATAATTATCCAATGTACAATGTAATTGGCAAGGAAATCCAGCAGCTAAAGCAAAAATTAATGGAAATTCAAGTGGCATGCAGCACTTTCTTGATAAGTTGTTAAGTAAGTGGAAGCACATGAAAGACTCCAagaatttcctttttcttctgaACAAGGGATCAATTAGGACAGTCAATGGGAATTTCCAGGGGCCTGGTACAGATATGTTGGCTGTTTCTTAATAAGAAATTGAGTTTATGCCTTATAATGCAATTAAATATATGAACTAATGAGATTATGAAGTCTGAGATGGATGGCATTTTTGTTAGTGCTTTGATTCAGAGCCACTAATATCACAAACAAAATCCACTTTTGAGGCTGTAGATGAACCTCTCTTTTGCTTACATATTGACTTTGTTGTTTATGAATAAGATTATTTTCCTAAAACACTTTCATCTGCTGGCtccatatgatatatatttgaaaaatattataaactcCAAAATTTTGCTACTGAAATTAGTACTGACAGATGTGGAAATTGATGGGGCAGTTTAAATAGTGATGTGGAAGAGGAGTTTGAGTCGCTCCATCGGCTTCCACTTTGTAccaaattgtatatattttcaaaagcaatattatatgtatacaattttggtatatagattatatgttattgtatgattgagtgttactttatctttaattcaaaataatctaattacattattatatatcatcattatatatcatctgtgtacttataattttattgaattttcaagtTCAAGCAACCCTACGAAATCACCACTATTATATTTTACAAACAATtgtaatcaacaaaataaaatggtATTTGACAATTACAAAAGTGTGGAAAAGATTGTTTGCTGGCTAGCTTCTAATATTTAGCGAAATGAATTCTGGATTAAATATGTCATTAGTTCACGATTTTACGTAGTGGAGTCCCTAGACTTCAAAAACAGAAGACGTGTTAAGTTTGTAAATGCCCATGACAATTAAACCACTCCCTTGTTTTCTCTATTTAAACAAGTGCTTTAGTGCTCCATTTGCTCATCTAAACTCATTTGATTCAACCATTTAGCAAGAAATAAAAAGACATTGTAAATGGGGTCATTTGATGACATGTGTAGTAGAGCCAGGCCATTTCTGGCAGCGATTTTGCTGCAGTTTGGATATGCAGGGTTGGCAGTAATTTCTAAGTTTGCCCTAAATAAGGGCATGAGCCCACACGTATTAGTAGTCTATCGTCACGCTGTTGCCACTGTTGTTATTGCTCCTTTTGCCATTGTTCTTGATAGGTATGTTTAGCCAGCAGCTTCATACTCTATCTTTCTTTGCTTCATGGATGCACTAATATCTCTCTCTTATAGTTTTCAGAAAGCTGTTAAAATATTctttgaatcaaattcatttttcaagttttctaaACATGGTTTTCTTGGCATATGCCCTACAGGAAAGCGAGGCCAAAAATGACTCTCTCTACCTTCTTTAAGATATCGCTGCTCGCCCTCTTGGAGTGAGCCTCTTACCATTAAGCAATGTCTTTTTATCGCCTAATTCCCATAGTCTTCagttatgaaaattatatatctacTGGATATGTAAACTGGGAAATTATATATGTGTTTGCAGGCCCACAATCGACCAAAATTTGTTCTACACAGGCATGAAATATACCAGTGCCACATTCACATTTGCCATGAGCAATGTTCTCCCTGCCTTCGTATTTTTGATGGCTTGGCTCCTGAGGTAAACTCAAAATCTGACTATATATACACACAGAATGATTTTTGAGTTAATTTcatgaatgttttttttttttttaaaaggattGAGAGGGTTAAAATTAGGAGCCTGCACAGCCAGGCAAAGATAATGGGCACCGTAGTAACAGTAGGAGGAGCAATGCTTATGACTCTAGTTAAAGGACCTACGATTGATTTTCCATGGACAAAAGTAAGTGACCATCAACAATCTGCAGCCACTTCCACTATGGAACATCCAATTGAAGGTGCAATTTTGATTGCAGTGGGCTGCTTTTGCTGGGCTGCTTTCGTCATTCTTCAAgtaaatatcataaacactcACTAAAGCATatagtttatttataaatttaagttgtaTAAGTAAATTTGTTGCATGTTTGATTTGTATAGGCAATTACACTGAAATCGTATCCCACTGAACTCTCCCTCACGGCTTTGATTTGCTTGATGGGCACCATTGAAGGCACCGTAGTTGCCTTGGTAATTGAAAAAGGCAATCCTTCAGTCTGGTCTATACATTTCGATTACAGTCTCTTGGCTTGTCTTTACGGTGTAAGAATTTCTCTTGTTTCATCTGTCACCGATCCATTTATATATGCAATTATAATACTGACATATAATGCATATAACTGAATATTGCAGGGAGTAATATGTTCAGGATTGGGTTATTATATTCAGGGTGTGATAATGAAGAAGAAGGGACCAGTTTTTGTCACTGCTTTTAGTCCTCTAAGCATGGTGATTGTGACAATTATGGGCTCATTTCTATTAGCTGAGATCATGTGTTTAGGAAGGTGCTCGTCATTTTCTCTCTACATCTTCCCGGCACAATAATTCATTAAATCTATATATAGTAAGATTAATTTTACTGAAAAACTGAATACTCTTTTCAGGATTATTGGAGCAATTGTGATTGTGCTGGGGCTTTACTCGGTTTTGTGGGGAAAGAGCAAGGATGAAACCCCATCAACTCCAGGCATCAGTGAGGCTGAATTATCAGTTGatcttcatcatcaacaacaaatggCTAAAATGAGTAGCGGAGTGGGGAGTCTGAATGAAGATTCAATTGATGTTTGATGGTAAAATTTAGcatcgaaaaaacaaaatattccaTGCATGCATGGGATGTGTGTCTTCTTGATTTGTTTTCAGATACGGCAGCACAATCCTGCTTCATCTTTGCAGCTGCAGCTTAGCTTCCTCAACTTGTAGGTTGTACTGTTTTTTGGTTGATgcttaatatttattaaagctCTGACTTGCTCTTCATTTAATGAGTATCAATGGAGATTAAGTTAGACTTAAAGTacataacattttcccacccaaggtttggcgaAAAGCATTTTTCCaccctttttactttttttgacttaactaacatttttttatttaaaatcaaactatattaaaaaaataatgatataagggtaaaatagtaattatatcattgattaattaaaaaaaaaacaactttttatttgatctaaacattttaaaccaaataatttAACCTTGACAAAATCTGTTGCATTTTGTTCAATtctttaaagatataattatcattttttaaactattgatgacaaattgatatttaaaaaatttctaaagaacctgaaactttttttgaattttcaataacccttaaaaattttcGAGAGGactactttttttaaaattatagttttctttatgatatatgattataaaacaaggacacatattatttatacgaAGATAGAAAGCAAGGATGAAGATTAAAGAAACGAAAAACAAAGAAgcttttttctataatttagatatttaaaataatactcataaaaaatgaaatccaatggataaaataataatttcacatcctaatattgttattttattaacctatttaattttaaataaaaattattatttatacttaatttcggataaaaaagtatttcaaagttAAACCATAAgtgagaaaatgtaatttaaccttatatttatataaataattttatatatacatatttttatgtatataaatagacacatatataatataattaaatattattttattgttaatgtaaaattatttaatatattttagaaagagagagagagagagtttagcataattttattatatttatagaagAGGGCGTGCGTGCCCAATTCAtactcaaaataattattaatcaatgaTGAGTGAAAATAGTAAATAAAGATGACATTAAATtggaaattaataataaagtcatGGTGGAAGTTCCGGTGTTCGCTGTAATTGACCAAGTCAACACTAGAATGTTCATTTGACGTGGCATTCAAGTACACGTGGACTCGTGTTTCTATTTCTCGCGGCATGCATGTTTTACATAGATTTTGAGCTAACATTGAgttataagtttttatttttttttatttatttgtattattatctgTTCATCGATAGtttcttaaattatatactaatattGATTAACAATCTGTAACTTCTAATTTCCTAAGCATTATTGGGATTTTCTCTTTGttaactaaaaatttcattGCCACTGAAGAGCCAAGTCTCCAACACCACCTGTTTACAAGCCCGATCTCTTGCCACTTTCCCTATTGGTACTTCAGAAAGGTTGGCTTCCGTTGCTTATTGTCAATTCTTCCTTTGAGCCTGCGTGCTAAAAGTATAACAAATCTCATACTTGATTGGATCTCCAACAAATACAGCTCTGACTTATGAACGAAGATGCAGCAAACCTAGTCAACCTCTGACGAAGCTCAATCGCTCTTGAGGCAAGACATGCCATCATTTCATTCATGGTGGCCATTAACCTTCAATGTTTCACGATCGTCACAAGGCCCTTCAGTGGCCTCTAGAGGTTTCTGCGAGTCCCTTGTGGACAGCTACCcaataagaatttaaaagggaaaagataaaagaagaagaatagatGGGTTACAATGTGATTACTAAAGTAGTAAATAATCTGAAAGTTAATGAAAGATTAGCAGCATCATAATAATGTCATTAATTACTAATTAGCTGTGCTCACTAACAATTAATTGCATAGACTGATGCTTAATAATTCATTCACATACCTTAATTAGTAGCCCTTGCTGTCCATGTTACATGTAACTGTAACACTTAATTTGCGtaacagataaaaaaaaaagtcatgtggaatcatataatataagagttgttcatataaatatatttataaggtTGACAGTTACAAAGCCTATTCCGTCTCAGGCACGTTATTTTGATAGTATAttccaaaagaggaaaaagCATGTTGGTCGTGAAGTTTTCCggaatataaaatttgtttttccgGGAAACGCTACCGTTCAGTCTACCTAACGGCTCTCACCTCGTGTTAggtttagatattttttattataaaaatagagaCTATCAcaaagatattaaattatttttataattaataaaattaatataataaataattattatatttaatttaaagtcctcttaaaagattatgagtatatttgtgttttttttaaaatatttttcatgttaataatataattagggttttcaagttgcatgaaattaattaaaactttttttgtttttgtaattagGAATTTTATTCGAATTAGATCATTATTTTCAAGACTACACCGAACAAGACAAACTTTGAGTTTAATGACTGACCCTATAACTATTAAATCAGATAAGTCAAGTATTTGATTTTGACATGTCGCTAAatgaaacttgaatttataatttttttatatatagagtcTCATCTTTTACTATTCAAACTATCATTTGAGAGTATTTTTACtcttacttattattttaattaaaaataaaaatatttttatactaaaaatttaataagtaaaaataatatggTAATATAATTAAGACTTAGATCATCATACATTGCTAGTCATGTCAGTTTCATAATGAATGATCATCagaatcttaattttgttactaAAAGATGATTGAAGAGgtaatttcaaaccaaatcatggaaaaaaagaaaagtttttgaaGGAGAAGAAAGACTTTGCAAAAAGTCATTTGTTTGCATTGTTGCTTCTATCACCTTTGCCAACCATAAATGAAGACGTGTTAGGCAAAATGTTCACATTAGTTATGTGACATAACCATGcaaaattatgtatcatatatatacagAAATAAACTCTTCAGATTGTTATAAAGATATGAGGTTTTTCAGCAAATCAAAGCCATATTTGGCTGTGTTTTGTATGCAGTTTAGCTACTCAATTATGTCTATAATTGCAAAGCGTGCTATGGCCGACGGGTTGAGTCCGTTTGTTCTTGTAGCACTCAGGATGCTCGTTGCTGCAATTCTTATTTCTCCATTTGCCTTTGTCTTAGAAAGGTATCTCTAACTCTAACTTTCTGAAGTCAATTCTGATCAAATTTAAAGATGTTATATTTTCACAGGAACACTAGGTCGAAGATGACATTCtccattttttttaagattatgttGCTTAGTTTATTCGAGTAAGAATTTCTCCGACCCAGCTAcatttttttccattaattATTAAGAACATACAATTGAGCTAGAGTATTCAATTATGTATGTACACAGGCCTGTGCTTAGCCagaatttgtattattatgGGATGAAGTATACTACTGCAACTTATACAGCTGCCATGTGCAATATTCTTCCTGCCATGACATTTATAATGGCTTGGATTTTCAGGTAATTAACTATTCTCATCTTCTATGTCTTTaggaaactaaaaaaaaaaaaaaaaatcgaaaaaagAGATGGAAGAACAAAAAATCAACTCTTTGTGAATGTTTTTGCAGGCTTGAGATTGTGAACATTAGGAAGGTCCATAGCCAGGCAAAGATATTGGGAACCATAGTGACAGTTGGGGGAGCCATGATTATGACGTTTGTGAAAGGAAGTGATCTCCTGGAGTTGCCATGGACGAATGGAAGAACTGGTGTTCTTAAGAAATCACAAAGTGACATGCAGGAAGCAGGTCTAATAAAGGGTGCAATAATGATCATAGTAGGCTGTTTTTGCTGGTcttgtttcatcattttacAAGTAAGAAATATTCCCAACTTGCAGATATAATATTCATTGAGTTTTAGCAGCTGTAATAACCAACTAAATAGGCTATTTTTACAggcatttatattaaaatcctACCCTTCAGAGCTCACTCTGACGGCTTTGGTATGCATACTAAGCTCGGTGGAAGGCGTTATACTGGCGTTTGCAATTGATCAAGGAAACACAAAAATCTGGTCAATATTCAACCCAGATGTTAAACTTCTAGCTGTAATTTATGGCGTAAGAAAAAACCCTCGACTATCATcaagaaaatccaaatatcataataatgtACTTACTAACATGGATGtttaactaaatttataataatatatgtaggGAATGGTGTCCTGCACAGCTTATTTCATAATGGGATGGTTAATGAAGAAGAAGGGACCTGTTTTTGTGAGTTCGTTTAACCCTCTTGGCATGGTTATCGTTGCTGTTTTGAGCGCATTTGTTTTATCTGAGAGACTCTTCCTTGGAAGGTATGCATCAGATATTACTTAGCAGAAAATTTTGTGCTTAATCAAATTGATGGGACTGGGAAAGTAAAATTAATCAAGTTTATGTTGTGGATGTGAGTAGGGTAATTGGGGCAGCTGTGATTGTTATTGGACTGTACA harbors:
- the LOC123193601 gene encoding WAT1-related protein At2g39510-like produces the protein MCSRARPFLAAILLQFGYAGLAVISKFALNKGMSPHVLVVYRHAVATVVIAPFAIVLDRKARPKMTLSTFFKISLLALLEPTIDQNLFYTGMKYTSATFTFAMSNVLPAFVFLMAWLLRIERVKIRSLHSQAKIMGTVVTVGGAMLMTLVKGPTIDFPWTKVSDHQQSAATSTMEHPIEGAILIAVGCFCWAAFVILQAITLKSYPTELSLTALICLMGTIEGTVVALVIEKGNPSVWSIHFDYSLLACLYGGVICSGLGYYIQGVIMKKKGPVFVTAFSPLSMVIVTIMGSFLLAEIMCLGRIIGAIVIVLGLYSVLWGKSKDETPSTPGISEAELSVDLHHQQQMAKMSSGVGSLNEDSIDV
- the LOC123193573 gene encoding WAT1-related protein At5g13670-like yields the protein MRFFSKSKPYLAVFCMQFSYSIMSIIAKRAMADGLSPFVLVALRMLVAAILISPFAFVLERNTRSKMTFSIFFKIMLLSLFEPVLSQNLYYYGMKYTTATYTAAMCNILPAMTFIMAWIFRLEIVNIRKVHSQAKILGTIVTVGGAMIMTFVKGSDLLELPWTNGRTGVLKKSQSDMQEAGLIKGAIMIIVGCFCWSCFIILQAFILKSYPSELTLTALVCILSSVEGVILAFAIDQGNTKIWSIFNPDVKLLAVIYGGMVSCTAYFIMGWLMKKKGPVFVSSFNPLGMVIVAVLSAFVLSERLFLGRVIGAAVIVIGLYMILWGSSKDQCHSKLQNTQHDVAQNSQQMTIINGDIETSKDSLNDKKENFNKKRLSVQIFFDNILRLNS